The Elaeis guineensis isolate ETL-2024a chromosome 13, EG11, whole genome shotgun sequence genome includes a region encoding these proteins:
- the LOC140853088 gene encoding uncharacterized protein → MTKWTVKLGEFNIQYRLQPSMKVQVLADFIAECTIFDNKPEDTNDNTIKEATTLKLNLKSIWMLHIDGASNAQGSGAGLILMNSKGIVTEYAFRFNFKASNNQAEYEALLTGLKIAKELEIYSLKIFTNSQLIAGQVKDKFEARDPIMMKYLQKVKDFTASLKYFEIFHIPRVENAWADVLS, encoded by the coding sequence ATGACGAAGTGGACAGTGAAGCTTGGTGAGTTCAACATTCAATATCGCCTACAACCGTCAATGAAGGTGCAAGTTCTAGCCGATTTTATCGCCGAATGTACTATATTCGACAATAAACCAGAAGATACAAATGACAACACAATAAAAGAGGCTACCACTCTCAAACTCAACTTAAAATCGATCTGGATGctgcatattgatggagcatctaatgcacaaggtaGCGGAGCTGGCCTCATACTTATGAATTCCAAAGGGATAGTCACCGAGTATGCCTTTCGGTTCAactttaaagcctcaaataatcaagccgaatatgaagcacttttgACTGGCTTGAAGATAGCCAAGGAGCTTGAGATTTATAGTTTAAAGATTTTCACCAACTCACAACTGATCGCTGGACAGGTCAAAGATAAATTTGAAGCCCGTgaccccattatgatgaagtaccttcaaaagGTAAAAGATTTTACTGCAagcttgaaatattttgagatctttcacattccCAGAGTCGAAAATGCTTGGGCCGATGTACTTTCATGA